The following nucleotide sequence is from Salvia miltiorrhiza cultivar Shanhuang (shh) chromosome 7, IMPLAD_Smil_shh, whole genome shotgun sequence.
gtctcaaacctctctccattttgaattCTCCCGTCGATGACCCGTTCACCAATACACTTGCCATTCCAGATTCCAGACACCCTttaatccacttcctccaaactccgtcaaagttaagtcgatctagaagcatatccaagaaatcccattgcacagagtcgtatgcttttgcgaagtcaatcttgaagaaaatacggcccactctcttcttttttaCCTCAAAAATAGCTTCATTCAGGATAACCACCCCATCTAGGATGAAGCTACCCTTGACAAAAgcactttgattatcggaaATGATCGACCCCATAACCCTCTTCAATCTCTCAGCCAGGATTTTAGCCACAATTTTGAACAAGCTAGTGATAAGAGAAATTGGGCGAAAATCATCGAGCGacccagccccttctttcttcggaatcaaaacaataaaagaggCGTTACCACCTTTCGGTATTTTGCCGCTTTCATGAAATTCCTTCAAAACCTGGAGTAAGTCCTCTTTAACCACGTGCCACGCCGCTCTCCAGAATGTGAAGTTAAATCCATCGGGTCCCGGACTCTTGTCTCCACTACAGCTCCAAACTGCTTCTTTAATCTCGTCCAGATCAAAATCCCTGATCAGCCACTGCCTCtcgtcatttgaaattttcctCCTCATGAAGTCCAGGGGGAAATCGGGCATCAGTCGTTCATTCCTTTTGAAAAaagcttcaaaatgatttctcactcttGCTTTAACCTCTTCCGGTTTAGATATCCACGAGTTATCAAAGAGCATTCCGCCAATCTCGTTTTTAACACGTCTCCCACGAATTGCCCTATGGAAAAAACCCGAATTAATGTCTCCCTCTTTGAGCCATTTGAACTTATCCTCGAAATGTGTCACATCAGCGATTATTCCAACAAAACGAATCTCCATAAAAACTTAGAGGAAGGCATTTCatgattttcaatatttatgaTTCAAAAAAGGTCAAATTTAGAGATATGGAAggatcaaattatatggttcatcttcaattttcatgATTCTCTTCTCTCCCCAACTCGAATAAAAAGGtcaaaaagagaaaaacaagAACAGAAATGCTAAAAGAGAGAGGCCGAAAAGTTGTGTGTAAATGCAATAACAGAACGGTTTAATGCTTGAAATTAAAGTTATAAGGTTCAAGATTATTATGGtgtgatctttaaatttaatattacaaaaaaaaaaagcataaaaGTTTGGCAGAGAAATCTAGCTAGTTGCGCTACACACATTAGATATCGAGTTTCCAAAAATTAACACCCGGACACCCTCATCCAATTTCATTTTGGTATTCAAACTAAATGAAGAAATTAATGACATCACGTTCCTATCAAAAACGTAACTTTCTAAACCGATGACATATCAATCGGATTCAATAGTTTTTTAAGTAAAATAGAACCTAAAATGTAACAACCAAATCAAATGCTGCAAAACCGTCCCCGACAGTGTTGCCAAATTTTATGGTTATCTAGTCGCGTTATGTAGTCATAGCTAACGAGGCCTAACTCAAATAGTAAAGTTGAgacacccaatttttttttttatgagagaTCTTGGGTTCAATATTTTCTTAAcgtaattttttcatttttgtggtATAATAGTCTCGTCtgcatacaatataatatattttttacatttgTATAGTGTATAGGTCCCACTTGTGCGTACctcttgtaatttaaaaaaaaagttttttttaaagaattaaaaaaaaaaagttatgtaGCCACATTATGACAATTCATACacgtatatatattaaattaaaattatattatatggtTTAGGCAAGTAGTATGAGCgtgattttttcaattttgttatttttattacttcATTCGTTCTAATTGTATacacttatttttatttttaactcaTTTATTAactgttttgttattaattattttatttgtctGATCATTTTAGATAAAGATTTATTgtaaagttgtgttatttagtagtaattttaattttaatttattgagtCGAGTTTAgtgattttattttgggttatttgcgtgtaaatacacgaactttcagtattttctaatttttcccacgaactttattttttgaatctaaatacacgaatttagtgtttttcccatgacaaaatATTCCGATCAAATTAAAACTGATTATTCTATCAATTTTCGTTGCCATTCTCTCTATCCACTGCGTGAAACAACAAAAGcccttaaaaaataataaagcgATAGAATTCATCTCATTCTCTACGTAaacaacataattttttttaaaaggtaAACTCATTATTCTATCAATTCTCGCAGCCATTCTCTGCTAATTTATGTCAACTCTCTCcactttttaatttatgtatctAATTGGAGGTAGAATTAGACTTCGATAAACCCAACTTGACAGTGTTGTTCGTAGTCCAAGGGCGGCCATTCCACGTCAGCAGCTCTGGCGGCCACGTCAGTAGTTTCGGTGGCCACTTCAGcattaatttgagaaaaaataaaattcacggaaaaaatcagaaaaacactaagttcatgtatttagatTCAAGAAATAAAGTTTGTGGGAAAAActagaaaatgctgaaagttcgtgtatttacatgcaaatAAACCTTTTATTTTAATGATTTACGTACTCACCATTTGGAATTGACAAAATTAGTAGTAGAAAGTAGACAATTGTGAAATTGAGCAAATTTTGAATCAACCGCGGTTTAACAGTAAACTGTGGCTGCCTAGAGAAGATGTGTCCGACAAAGATAAATAGAAGCTCAAGCAAGTCGCGGCTCGATCAAAACACGATTGAACAACAACTCGAGTCAGTCACGGCTTACCAAGGTAATTATTCTTAAAATATATGCGCattcttttgaatttaaaaagaGTTTAGGGcagttttttcttcttcttttttcactGTTTTTCCATTCTTTTCCTTGAACTTGTAACTTTGAAAGCATTCTATAAacattaaattaagattttacttttgataattttattaaatgcgATTTACATTTTTGTAACAATCATCTTTTACTTTTTCTGCATTTATTTTATGGATTATTTCTACATTTGCTCGAATTATTTTGACATGCATGATGAACTATGTTTCAATTATATAGGGTTTAGGTAATTCAAAGAGaaagttaattttatttgtgaGTGATTTGTGCTTACCCGATTAAATTGTTTCTATGTTTGATTAGCAATTGACCATCgattaattttgttaaatgataAGATTGAGAGATGCATTCATTGTTGGATCATGGTTTATTAGGAATTAAGCTTAATCGGAAACGTatagtttaatttattaattaattatagctttTTAATTTGCATATAGTCTCAAAGCATGAATACGAAAGTTGTTGCTTTGAGCTCCTATGTGAATGTGTTGTTAGGTTTGATAAATTGTCCACATCTTTTGCTAATGTATTAAACTCTCGAGACGAATAATTCTGGACCCTAGACTCGTTTTcacttattttttgttttagaatTATTTGCTATTtgactttaatttatttcttactTTCTTTGTGATGAATCAAACATCAACACCTAACCTACATGTTTATAAATCGATGAAAATAATGAACCTATGTAGTGAGCACGTGCCAAGTTCTTGAAGATTGCTTGAAAAAGAAAACACTAttggatatatattttcgtcGTCCTCTTTACAAATACACTGACCTACACTATTTGTAGAGAATTACATGGAAGATAATACTGTCAGTCTATGAAATTCGCATACAGTGCATGATGCTATACCTATCCTTATTAACATAATTACGgtcacttttttttaaattaattaacaacTTTTGTCTATTGCTTTGGCAGAGTTGATGAGTTGACATATTTTTCACCTTTGACGATATGTTTGATGACATAATCTGGTAGAATCTTCTATTTTGGTCTTTGGTCGTTTTGTTGACTCTCTTACTCTTTGGCTCTTGACACTTCGTTTTTCTTCATCTCACCtcttctctcatttctcatccTATCTCATTTTCCTTCTGCTTTGACCAGAGCCGTCATAATATATCTTTAGCTGACTTTCTCTGTATAATTTCGGTTACTATGCAAATATGTTTAAATAATCGTGATTATTTAACTGATTTACGAATATTTACGAATAAGTGTTGATTCATggtttactcctcatcacttgAAAAcaatatttgaataatttggATAAGATGTTTAGGGACATATTTTTTTCCTGTAAGTAACATATAAATTGATAGCCTTGTTAAATTTCTTCGCAGATACGATTTGGATCAACTTGCTACTCTATCATTATATGCCTCGTTTTCTTGCAAGCGATCTGCAGGTACATTTTAGCTTAAATAATgacataatttatttaattttttgattaaCTCTAATATCAATAGACtgtcaaaaaataattatcttaTTTTGAGAAGTTATTTGTATAACTTTCTTGGACTTCATGCAAAATATAATCAATCTATATAATTAAAAGGGAAAGATTATGTTTTAGTATTGCATAATTATTGAAGCATGTAGAAAGTTTACGAAACCCTAACTTTTTGTTTAAGGGCCATGATGTGGATGATATcttgtttgttttcttttattggGCTCAGTTTAAGGGGCTCAACTCAAGGCTGAAAAGCTCAAAACTCATGTATCATAAttatgagatgagatgagatgagctGAGTTGAGGGCTTATTGAGTAAGGAGTGGggctatatttaaaaaaaataaaattgaaaaaacaaaaactttCTCTCTgcccaaattaaaaaaataaatactccctcgtTCTCATACAATGTAATACTTACTATctaatttatcattttcattcggtcctataaaatatatttaatttatttttaataaattttttattaacaaTAAAGTGAGATACTTACTCTACTcacaatatatttaattatttttattaaaattcatggtatttaaaataaatatatattttgtgagGAAGGTAGGAgtataattcattattttactgttttttttttttatcaggaaaGAGCAATATATTAAAAAGCAGGTACCAGGGGTACCGAAAGTCAATTACAGAGGAAACAAGAGAGCTCAGTAGAGCACCACACAGAAAAGGGCAAATCCCAAGCAAAAATCCCAAAAATcttgttccaactccacattCTAGTCTTAATATCCATGATCGTGCTTTGAAGCTCCCATGCCTTTTCTTCGAATCTGCTTTCATTCCTTCGTCTCCACAAAATCCAAATTGTGCAGATCCAAAGAGCTTTCAAGAACAGTCGGCTCTTCTTTCCACTCCCCAAAGAAGTAAACGAAGTAAAGTGTTCGACAATACCTTGCGGGCGATTCGAACTAAAGCCGATCCAGCCATGGATAGTGTCCCACACCACTTCGGTCTTCGGGCACACTAAGAGCACGTGATTTGCCGTCTTCGGGCACATTACATTAGTGTCCCACACCACTTCGGTCTTCGGGCACATTATTTTACTGTTAGAAGGTATAAGATGGATACAAATcgatttttttgttgaaattgagaattttgaaACTGAAACTCGAGTCGGagacatttttcaaaaatcgttCAAAATTTAGTATACAAACTACTATTCACAATAATTCCACATAAAAAAAATGGGTTAAGTACCAGattccccctatcgatggcgtccctatcgcgtttaTCCCCCTACCGTCAGGGGgagagctgcccactacctcaacgtggctttaTCGCACCAATTCTCCCCCTCCCCCGCCTTTTAACGGACGTTAACGCCGTTAGAAAAAATGTTTTTATGATccgtctctccctctctcaagtTCTGCCACCGCGgctcctcctccggcgaagGGCCGTTGGCCGGCCTCCATCTCCGTCGCCTCTTCCACTACCATtgtcaccaccaccaccacgtcTTTCTCCGTCTCCACAAGTTCAGGAACCAAAAGTTCAACACCCAACAGTTTCCACCACCATCCCTCTCTCCCCCGCCTTTGCCCCAAATTCTGGCGGCAGGAGCTTCGCCGATGAAGACGGCAGAATCCACATAAACCTAGATCTGCAGAGAGAGAGCCCATTCCGTATCTTGGCAGCCCATTTCCCCCACTGGTGCCTCTGAGGGGTAGGTCGACACCGACGAGAATGGAGAGGTGGCGGACATCATCGTGAGCGCTGAGAGTGCTGAGATTGGCGTAGGAGCCGACGAATTTATAATTCACTTTTATGACACCAATGGCGCCACCGCCACTTCCGCAGACtgaatttagagagagaaaattgaggaGCGGCGAGAGAAGGAGGAGCAGTAGAGGGCGGAAGTGCGGCTCCATTTTTTGTTTCTTACCTTCTTCAACGGGCAGCCGATGCTGATTGGCTTCGCCGGagggagcagcagcggcggatTCTGCCAATTGGCTTTGGTAGAGGTGTCGATGGGTGTGAGGCGCCAGATCTAAAAAttaagaagagagagagagagaaagatgagtGGAGTCCacctgaattttttttaaaaaaaaacattttttttaacgaTGTTAGTGTCCGTTAAGTGGCGGACAGTGAAGGGGATTGCTGGGATTTAGCGCTCTCCACACAAACTATTATTCACAATAATTccacataaaaaaattatcacttgTGACGTGACTCCAAATTGGTCTGTTGTAGTAATTTCGATTTAGGCTTTCCAATaaaaaggaagaaagaaaaagaaaagcccAATTAAGGTTCCTCGCCGCCGTCATCGTCATCACCGGGAAATCTCCCTCCCAGTGAGctggttcttcttcttcttcttcttcgttaAAACTCAGTTCTTTACTAGCATCTTTTTCTTCCGGAAAAAACCTTCAGCAAAATGTCTGACTGTAATTCTCCTATTAAAATGGTACAAGTAGAAAACAGAGGAAGAGCATTAGTCTCCACCAAGCCGCTCAAGGCCGGAGATATACTCCTCAAAGACTCCCCTATTCTCCTCTACTCCGCCGTCCCCTCCTCCTCCCCCGCCGCCAATTACTGCTCCCACTGTTTCAGAACAATCGCACCCCTCTCTGCAACAACCCTCTCTTGCCCCAATTGCTCCACCGCCTCACCTTTCTGCTCTCCACAATGCCAATCCGCCGCTCTCTCCACTTCCCACACCCCATTCGTTTGCCAAGCCTTACGCCGCCTCGGAGCCGCCGACTCTCCGCTCCTCCACCACGACCACCTCCTGCAAGCTCGGTTCCTCGTCGCCGCGTACAATCTCGCAATTGCGTCGCCTCCCCAATTTCAAACCCTCCTTTCACTTGAAGGCGACGCCTCCGTAGACGATGCATCCAATTTCTTGCATTCCGTGATTTCATCGATTTGCCAGCTGCCGAATGCCGGAGGGGTAGGGTTTTCAGTCGAGCTGACGGCGGCGCTGCTAGCCAAAGACAAACTCAATGCTTTTGGGCTGATGGAGCCATTCGATCAAGATAAAGAAAGGTCGGTTAGGGCGTACGGGATTTACCCAACGGCGTCGTTTTTCAACCACGATTGCCTCCCGAACGCGTGCAGGTTCGATTACGTCGATTCGGCCTCCGACATTAGCAATACTGATATTATAATTAGAGTTATCCATGATCTGCCTGCAGGCAGGGAGATTTGCCTGAGCTATTTCCCTGTCAATTTCAAGTATTCGGAGAGGCAGCAGAGGTTGAAGGAGGGTTATGGCTTCGTATGCGATTGTGATCGCTGCAAAGTGGAGGCGAATTGGTCTGATAATGAGGAAGAAGGGGAGGGtggagatgatgatgatgatatggatGAGGATGGTGATTTGGATTGTGGCATGGATAAAGAAGATGTTGATGGTGATGGTGCTTTCCCTCACGCC
It contains:
- the LOC130992389 gene encoding histone-lysine N-methyltransferase ASHR2, translating into MSDCNSPIKMVQVENRGRALVSTKPLKAGDILLKDSPILLYSAVPSSSPAANYCSHCFRTIAPLSATTLSCPNCSTASPFCSPQCQSAALSTSHTPFVCQALRRLGAADSPLLHHDHLLQARFLVAAYNLAIASPPQFQTLLSLEGDASVDDASNFLHSVISSICQLPNAGGVGFSVELTAALLAKDKLNAFGLMEPFDQDKERSVRAYGIYPTASFFNHDCLPNACRFDYVDSASDISNTDIIIRVIHDLPAGREICLSYFPVNFKYSERQQRLKEGYGFVCDCDRCKVEANWSDNEEEGEGGDDDDDMDEDGDLDCGMDKEDVDGDGAFPHAYFFVRYMCSRDNCGGTLAPLPHQSTVMECNVCGSFSKCED